One window from the genome of Lentibacillus daqui encodes:
- a CDS encoding organic hydroperoxide resistance protein yields MSNVIFTSSATAKNGRDGHVKSSDGLIDLNLVNPATNKEAKGSNPEQLFAAAYSACFDGALNLVASQQDKKIDSETTADVSFCKDPEDNGFKIAVKLNVKIKGVNPEDAQQLTEDAHQACPYSKATRGNIEVELNPEAVE; encoded by the coding sequence ATGAGTAATGTTATATTTACGTCAAGTGCTACAGCAAAGAATGGTCGTGATGGACATGTGAAATCAAGTGATGGTTTAATCGATTTGAATCTTGTTAATCCGGCAACAAATAAAGAAGCGAAAGGATCCAATCCGGAACAACTTTTCGCGGCTGCATATTCGGCGTGTTTCGACGGAGCACTAAACCTGGTTGCCTCACAACAGGATAAGAAAATTGATTCAGAAACAACCGCTGATGTCAGCTTTTGTAAGGATCCGGAAGATAACGGGTTTAAAATCGCGGTTAAATTAAATGTAAAAATCAAAGGCGTCAATCCGGAAGACGCGCAACAGCTTACCGAAGATGCCCATCAAGCATGCCCATATTCAAAAGCAACAAGAGGTAATATAGAAGTAGAACTGAATCCGGAAGCAGTGGAATAA
- a CDS encoding LysR family transcriptional regulator, whose translation MKIEDYELLLKLQEIGTIRGTAKAILISQPAVTQRLKYIEEYFGTTIFIRTSKSLVLTPAGEMILDHANDVVNKEKAFKNQLAESGDDIRGTLSIACSTLVSQRFLPGILAEYTRSYPKVAIDLVTGLSEAIKRDHKNYHVCIIRGETLKDSTCERLFDDPLFLFDTVTFPKAGLKERPLISFKSDDSMHEAVDNWLYYHQDQIKPVKMITVDQIETCKQFMKEGLGMAVLPKSVADRLMDEYPHIPLKMNGESVTRDTWICYQEDSRKLPQVDRFISLINEKTFL comes from the coding sequence ATGAAAATCGAGGATTACGAGCTATTATTAAAATTACAGGAAATTGGTACGATTCGCGGGACTGCCAAGGCGATACTGATATCACAGCCGGCAGTTACCCAGCGTCTTAAATATATTGAAGAATATTTTGGTACGACTATCTTTATTCGTACATCCAAAAGCCTTGTATTAACACCGGCCGGAGAGATGATTTTGGATCATGCAAATGATGTAGTGAACAAGGAAAAGGCGTTTAAAAATCAATTGGCTGAGTCTGGTGATGACATCCGGGGAACCTTATCCATTGCCTGTTCTACGCTGGTTAGTCAACGGTTCTTGCCGGGAATTTTAGCGGAATATACGCGTTCTTATCCAAAAGTTGCGATTGATCTTGTAACTGGATTAAGTGAAGCGATCAAGCGTGATCATAAAAATTACCATGTCTGCATCATTCGTGGCGAAACATTGAAAGACTCAACCTGCGAGCGCTTGTTTGATGATCCGTTATTCCTTTTCGATACCGTAACATTCCCAAAAGCGGGTCTAAAGGAGCGGCCGCTGATTTCCTTCAAGAGTGACGATAGTATGCACGAAGCCGTTGATAATTGGCTTTATTATCATCAGGATCAGATCAAGCCTGTCAAGATGATTACGGTGGATCAAATTGAGACATGTAAGCAATTTATGAAAGAAGGATTGGGAATGGCGGTTTTGCCAAAGAGTGTTGCCGACCGATTGATGGATGAATATCCGCACATCCCATTAAAAATGAACGGGGAAAGTGTAACCAGAGATACGTGGATTTGCTACCAGGAAGACTCCCGGAAATTACCACAGGTGGATCGGTTTATTTCCCTAATCAATGAGAAAACATTCCTGTAG
- a CDS encoding YjcZ family sporulation protein, whose product MGAGFALIVVLFILLIIVGTAYVGGGY is encoded by the coding sequence ATGGGTGCAGGATTTGCATTAATTGTTGTACTCTTCATCCTCCTAATCATTGTTGGCACTGCGTATGTAGGTGGTGGATACTAG